The following proteins are encoded in a genomic region of Rudaeicoccus suwonensis:
- a CDS encoding chromate transporter produces the protein MRELIWLVLAFGELSVLSFGGGNAVLPQMHTLVVHQFHWVTNAQFSQMFALSQAAPGPNLMIVPLIGWHVAGVAGVVAVSIGKFVPSSTLAYFVAGRWDRFADRPWRKRLQTAIVPVSAGLVAGGAAVIIQTTDIRWLLLVMSGAVAGLSFVRRLHPLVLLAGCAIAGMALSTTGLIPTH, from the coding sequence ATGAGAGAGCTGATCTGGCTCGTGCTGGCCTTCGGTGAACTGTCGGTGCTGTCGTTCGGCGGCGGCAACGCCGTGCTGCCGCAGATGCACACGCTGGTGGTGCATCAGTTCCACTGGGTCACCAATGCGCAGTTCTCCCAGATGTTCGCTCTCTCGCAGGCCGCCCCGGGACCGAACCTGATGATCGTCCCGCTCATCGGGTGGCATGTTGCCGGTGTCGCGGGCGTCGTGGCTGTGAGCATCGGCAAGTTCGTGCCGTCCTCGACGCTCGCCTATTTCGTCGCCGGCCGCTGGGATCGCTTCGCGGACCGCCCTTGGCGAAAGCGCCTGCAAACGGCCATCGTCCCGGTCAGCGCCGGTCTCGTGGCGGGCGGCGCGGCAGTGATCATCCAGACCACGGACATCAGATGGCTGCTGCTGGTGATGAGTGGTGCAGTCGCGGGCCTGAGCTTCGTGCGCCGTCTGCATCCGCTGGTCCTGCTGGCCGGGTGCGCGATCGCCGGGATGGCACTGTCCACGACAGGCTTGATACCGACGCACTGA
- a CDS encoding chromate transporter produces MTNEVETPTKGQLFTGFLVLGATGFGGVLPLSRRMIVERRGWLDAAEFAQLLALCQFLPGGNVVNLSVVIGRRFHGRAGAVCAAGGLLAVPTLLVIMAWTVYSAFDTQPLVHAAMWGLAAGASGLVGGVAVRLLLALRAKPQAAVVALAVLAAIWLLGISLPIVLVAGTAVALLMVRPEQSR; encoded by the coding sequence ATGACGAACGAGGTGGAGACCCCGACCAAAGGGCAGTTGTTCACTGGCTTCCTGGTACTGGGCGCGACTGGATTCGGTGGCGTACTCCCACTGAGCCGCCGGATGATCGTCGAGCGCAGAGGCTGGCTCGATGCCGCAGAATTCGCCCAGCTGTTGGCGCTGTGCCAATTCCTGCCGGGCGGCAACGTCGTCAATCTGTCGGTCGTCATCGGTCGCCGGTTCCACGGTCGTGCCGGTGCAGTGTGTGCCGCCGGTGGGCTGCTGGCGGTGCCGACGCTGTTGGTGATCATGGCGTGGACGGTGTATTCAGCATTCGACACGCAGCCGCTGGTTCATGCGGCGATGTGGGGATTGGCAGCGGGAGCCTCCGGTCTGGTCGGTGGAGTCGCCGTCCGGCTGCTGCTGGCATTGCGTGCGAAGCCGCAAGCAGCCGTGGTCGCCCTGGCAGTGCTCGCCGCCATCTGGCTGCTGGGCATTTCGTTGCCGATCGTGCTGGTCGCAGGCACCGCGGTCGCCCTGCTAATGGTGCGACCGGAGCAGTCGCGATGA
- a CDS encoding LysR family transcriptional regulator — translation MDLKGLTAFRIVAQTGSISGAAGRLGMTQSALSTRLAGLEKSLGVTLFERLSRGVQLTDAGARLLPFAAQINDLAEQAVAATTEAAEPESLRLGAIEIVAATSLAPLLAHLGSAMPATGIRLSTGTSAELISALRSDELDVAIVADNGDLTDLQLLRLDRLPLVLARARIRRPVTQLFGFGDGCVCADRLRSIAEQRGWSATFTELNSVDAIIGAVRAGLGATVLPRATVQGHDLDVDGIPPLPIVLAHRPRHVHAARSLKAAYVSGADHP, via the coding sequence ATGGATCTCAAAGGCTTGACCGCGTTTCGCATCGTCGCGCAGACCGGTTCGATCTCCGGAGCCGCCGGCCGGCTCGGCATGACCCAATCGGCGTTGTCCACACGCCTGGCGGGCCTCGAAAAATCCTTGGGCGTAACGCTTTTCGAGCGCCTTTCCCGCGGTGTGCAACTCACCGATGCCGGAGCACGACTGCTGCCCTTCGCGGCTCAGATCAACGACCTCGCCGAGCAAGCAGTGGCCGCGACGACCGAAGCCGCCGAGCCGGAGTCGTTGCGCCTCGGCGCGATCGAAATCGTCGCTGCCACGTCGCTGGCCCCGTTGCTCGCCCACCTCGGAAGCGCCATGCCGGCCACCGGCATACGACTCAGCACAGGCACGTCCGCCGAACTCATCTCGGCGCTGCGGTCCGACGAGCTCGACGTCGCGATCGTCGCCGACAACGGCGATCTCACCGACCTGCAGTTGCTGCGCCTGGACCGCCTGCCACTCGTCCTCGCCCGAGCGCGCATCCGTCGGCCGGTGACCCAACTTTTCGGATTCGGTGACGGCTGCGTCTGCGCCGACAGATTGCGCAGCATCGCCGAACAACGCGGCTGGTCAGCCACTTTCACCGAGTTGAACTCCGTCGACGCGATCATCGGTGCCGTGCGGGCAGGCCTGGGGGCAACCGTCCTGCCTCGAGCGACCGTGCAAGGCCACGATCTCGACGTGGACGGCATCCCACCCCTTCCGATCGTCCTCGCGCACCGGCCCCGGCACGTGCACGCGGCGCGCAGCCTCAAGGCCGCGTACGTGTCGGGTGCCGATCACCCCTGA